The DNA sequence CTTCCTCATCCCTCTTATATCATTTGGCTTGCCCTATTTCTACTTTTCTGTTTCCCAACTTCCTCATCCttttttgtttgtcttttttcCTTGATAATATGAACATGAAGTGGGGAAATGGAcaaatcaaacatgtttttggtTACGTATTCTTTTACTCTCTGGCTCCTGCTGGCTGGTTTCTTGCCATCTTTATCACCCAAGAGACTACTGGCTGTGATTTTGTATGTTTGGATCTTAGACTAATATGGCTTGatgatttcaaaaattttgagtcGTTTTCTGTATCTAGTTTCTGAGAAATCTCAGAAAGTAAAAGCAAATGCAGCATTATCCCCGAAATTAGAAAGAAATCCTGGGAAAGTTAGAGAAATGCACTaacaaaacagaggaaaaaatgaaatggaagctCAAGAGACTGCTTGGAGATTTTCTTGCGCAACTTAAAGAGAACTCAACCAACCAACCTAGTTGGCTCTATTTCCAAACTCTGTATTCCCTTCAGACATTCCAATTGCTTAACCATTACAGCAGGCACTCAGATTCTACACACCATGGAAATTATCTTATTACACTTCCTTGTCGCCAAACTTCCATTGTTTTTCCAATGTACCAACATTTTCAGGCTTCTGCCAACCTTCTGGTGTCGATTCTTCACGTTACCAAGTAAACAGGTCCATAGGCCTGGGCACTATGTGAACTGCTCAGCTGGTTAAGACTCACATAGGGAATATCAGTTTCTGCTTTCCTTGTGGGGTTGAAGAGACTAGTAAGCGGGCCAGATGTGGGGCGGCGCTGCTTGCTATCTGTTCGCCTGCCGCTCCCATAAATTGGACCAGAAACATGTCCGCGTCTTGGATCAGAAATGCGAGAACAGGGCACCTGTTCCACACTGGGCTTGTTCTTTTTATCAGCTTTCCACCATGAAAACAGAGTGCTTTTCCATGACTTCTTGCTCCTTTTCTCTTCACTCAATCTTCCCTTTCCAGCTTCATCTCCATGTGGTGATGGGCCCTGGGGATTTCCTTGTCTTGCATGCCTTCTTGCTTCCTCCAAGAACTGATATGAACAGACTCAATATAGAAGGCTGTACACATAGGTCTAGAGATAAGTAGCAGAAGCTGACAAAGAGTGTATTAAATACCTGTGAAAAGTCCTCCTGAAGATCAAGACCATGGTCATTGTAATCCCCCGCCTCACATTTTGGATACACTGCAGATTTCAACATCTTTGCCTGAAAGCAACAGAACCCCATTACCATGACTAaagcaaaactaaaatcaaaccAGTAGAAGAACTTGTTCTGtctcaatttgatgatttcaaatCATTTCCAAAAGCAAACCTCTTTCAACAGATTGAATAATCGAATCCTCCCAAAATCTATTAAAAGGAAGTGAAACCAATGGAGCAGACACTGGCAGAGAGATCAAAAGACAAGAAGATGGAATGCAACTCACGTTTACTTAACTTCAAGTATGGTTGGCTTGAAAGAGAAATGACATGAGAAAGAGAAATCTTGTTCTAACAACTTTATGATTGATGGGTGGAAGAGGCAAAGCCAACCACCCCATTAAAACCCCATCAAACATCAGTGTCTGTATATTTTGTAGAGTACAGAAAGCAAGCTGAATTGGCAAACAAGGGGGCAAGGGCCTTTTaacttttctctttttgattTATACTAGGGTTTTGCTTTTGGAAAGGAGAGTGGTGTAAAGGAGAAGTGAATGGAAACACAGTAAAAGTCAATCCACacattaccaaaaaaaaatcagcatCAAGACAACTCAGCCTCTACTAACAAAGAATCAAATCTAAGTTTGCCCATCCGTGAAGGAAGAGCCAATTAAAACAGTTTAATGTATTACCAGTTTAGTATTAGAATATCTGATTACCTTCCTTGCTAATAATCACCAGGATGGAAAACAGTTGATATTGGAGGagggaaaatattaatttgaatagaTCAAGATATACTCTGTAATCATATTATAATGGAGGGGAATAAATTAAATGGTTGAATTGCATCAAGTCCGCCGCATGTTTCGGATTCTCACGCTACTTTTTCTGTGGGTGGAGCAAAGTATTGACCGACTTCATCTACAAACTCTCCCCACTCAATGCCTCCTGCTTTTTCTCCCTTTAGACATTATGCTGCTCGGATGTGGGTGTACAGAATTTAAAACCTgttcttgaaatattttcagtTATTATTTATAGAATGTTTgaagaaacaattgaaaaatagagaataCTTAACAGATTTCTACCATACTTAGaggttttcaaaattgaaaaccaaAAGCTATTTGAAAGAACCGTagtcaaaaactaattttttttcccgaaaattttgtcaaacatgttAGCCTCTAAATTGTAGCTAGCAGATAAGACAAATGCCAATAACGTCCGTCCAATTCTCGGATTTGATATTTGCATACTCCCATGATCCATCAGCATTAACATGGCCGATGGTTTTTTGTCTACTTCTTTCAGAAAGTGCATTAATTTTGTTGAAAACCACTTGAAAGCGTCTGAAAGATCTGCCTGTCCCAAGGTCCCTGTGAGCTCCAGCTCAAGGTTACGTCAAATTACATGTGATTTCTGGACTTAAAAACCCAATCCCACTTCCAAAACCTAGGAATAATGATTCCCTATTCTAGGAGAAAGGGGGACCTACAGAAAGTGTAGCTAATGACTATGCCCTTGAATCCacataatacaaataatttcCACCCATCATCTTTAATTCCAGTCTACTAACTATAATT is a window from the Vitis riparia cultivar Riparia Gloire de Montpellier isolate 1030 chromosome 9, EGFV_Vit.rip_1.0, whole genome shotgun sequence genome containing:
- the LOC117921445 gene encoding uncharacterized protein LOC117921445; this translates as MLKSAVYPKCEAGDYNDHGLDLQEDFSQFLEEARRHARQGNPQGPSPHGDEAGKGRLSEEKRSKKSWKSTLFSWWKADKKNKPSVEQVPCSRISDPRRGHVSGPIYGSGRRTDSKQRRPTSGPLTSLFNPTRKAETDIPYVSLNQLSSSHSAQAYGPVYLVT